A single Triticum dicoccoides isolate Atlit2015 ecotype Zavitan chromosome 2A, WEW_v2.0, whole genome shotgun sequence DNA region contains:
- the LOC119356362 gene encoding protein AE7-like, protein MELINANPVIHEKRERRIRQAPENIDENAPEAIDQLEIFDHIRDIKDPEHPYSLEDLNVVNEDSVEINDELSHVRVTFTPTVEHCSMATIIGLCLRVKLMRSLPPRYKVDIRLTPGSHATEAAVNKQLSDKERVAAALENSNLLDIVEECLSPTLG, encoded by the exons ATGGAGTTGATAAATGCTAACCCTGTGATTCATGAGAAAAGGGAGAGGCGCATCCGGCAGGCACCAGAAAACATAGATGAAAATGCACCAGAGGCCATAGACCAGCTTGAAATATTTG ATCATATTAGAGACATAAAGGACCCAGAACATCCATACTCATTGGAAGACCTTAATGTGGTAAATGAAGACTCAGTCGAAATCAATGATGAACTTAGTCATGTCAG GGTTACTTTCACCCCAACAGTGGAGCATTGCAGTATGGCCACTATCATTGGCCTTTGCTTACGTGTGAAGCTCATGCGGAGTCTTCCACCTCGTTACAAG GTGGACATACGGTTGACGCCTGGATCACATGCAACTGAAGCTGCCG TGAACAAGCAACTGAGTGACAAAGAACGCGTCGCGGCCGCGCTGGAGAATTCAAACCTGCTGGACATAGTGGAGGAGTGCCTGTCACCGACGCTCGGCTGA